The Couchioplanes caeruleus sequence GGTCAGCCTCGACAACGACACGGTGCTGCTCGGCGGCGAGACCGTGGCCTCCGGCCTGCGCCAGGACGCCGAAAGCGTCGCCAAGGCGATGGCCGACGCCCGCGAGGGGCTGTCGGTGCAGCTCGAGGCGTTCGCCGCGAACACCATGGACTACCTCAAGCAGGAGCGCGACCTGCTGCTCGACGGCGTCGGCGTGCCGGATGTGGAGACCCGCATCGCCGGGCGGCACGTGCTCATCGTCGTGCGCGGCTACGACTACAAGGCCGACCTGGACGTGCTGCGCCCGTACATCCGGGAGTTCAAGCCGGTGCTGATCGGGGTCGACGGCGGCGCCGACGCGCTGGTCGAGTCCGGCTACACCCCAGACATGATCATCGGCGACATGGACTCGGTCACCGACGACGTGCTGCGCTGCGGCGCCGAGGTCATCGTGCACGCCTATCCGGACGGGCGGGCGCCCGGTCTCGCCCGGGTGCACGGGCTCGGCGTGGCGGCCACCACCTTCCCCGCGGCGGCCACCAGCGAGGACCTCGCCATGCTGCTCGCCGACGAGAAGGGCGCCTCCCTGATCGTCGCCGTCGGCACCCACGCCAACCTTGTCGAGTTCCTCGAC is a genomic window containing:
- the steA gene encoding putative cytokinetic ring protein SteA, whose product is MRLPTLRRTRSVEPGAVAGTARLDRRTKRLVGRLRPGDIAVIDHVDIDRVAADSLVAVGVAAVLNVKPSISGRYPNLGPEVLVQAGIVLIDNLGEEIFDRISEGDVVSLDNDTVLLGGETVASGLRQDAESVAKAMADAREGLSVQLEAFAANTMDYLKQERDLLLDGVGVPDVETRIAGRHVLIVVRGYDYKADLDVLRPYIREFKPVLIGVDGGADALVESGYTPDMIIGDMDSVTDDVLRCGAEVIVHAYPDGRAPGLARVHGLGVAATTFPAAATSEDLAMLLADEKGASLIVAVGTHANLVEFLDKGRGGMASTFLTRLKVGGKLVDAKGVSRLYKQNISGSALLLLVLSAIAAMTSAVAVSTVGKAYLSVMSEWWNNLVFQLGQLF